A single genomic interval of Corallococcus exiguus harbors:
- a CDS encoding DNA gyrase/topoisomerase IV subunit B yields the protein MATKKETYTGADIQVLEGLEPVRKRPAMYIGGTDSTGYHHLLWEIVDNSVDEVINGFASLIEVTLHKGAKSITVVDNGRGIPVDMMPKHKKPAVEVILTTLHAGGKFEQGNYIHSGGLHGVGSSVVNALTSKLLIEIKKDGKRHVQSYARGRATSALKVEGPARGTGTSITFEPDAEIFGEKQKFDAALVRERLEAKSYLHKGMTVVWKDETATPAVSETFKHDGGIAEYLTKVVSERQKPIVPVGGTPFYYSRDNEVRLEVALAWTEATDEHIRSYVNGIPTNLGGTHEAGLRAAIVKAMRNYIETHGLTPKGVSLTAEDIREGITAILSVYVVEPQFQGQTKGRLNNSETTAQVDSAVRPVLEKWLNDNKSIAEALLARIILAARAREASRAASAAISRKSAVSHRLNLPGKLADCSSTDPASSELFIVEGDSAGGSAKQGRDRRTQAILPLRGKVLNAEQASTDKVATNKELQDIVSALGCGIGSDFDITKLRYGRVFLLMDADSDGHHIATLLLTFFYRHLRPLIEAGAVHIAQPPLYRVDIGKETYWALDEPDRDRIIREKAKGNAKPNIMRFKGLGEMTADELKTTTLDAKNRISLRVTIDNALETDRIINDLMGKDVSARYKFITEMAGEVQELDV from the coding sequence ATGGCGACCAAGAAGGAAACCTACACAGGCGCGGACATCCAGGTCCTCGAAGGCCTGGAGCCGGTGCGCAAGCGCCCGGCCATGTACATCGGTGGCACCGACAGCACGGGCTACCACCACCTCCTCTGGGAGATCGTCGACAACTCGGTGGACGAGGTCATCAACGGCTTCGCGTCCCTCATCGAAGTCACGCTCCACAAGGGCGCGAAGTCCATCACCGTCGTGGACAACGGGCGCGGCATCCCCGTGGACATGATGCCCAAGCACAAGAAGCCCGCCGTGGAGGTCATCCTCACGACGCTGCACGCGGGCGGCAAGTTCGAGCAGGGCAACTACATCCACTCGGGCGGTCTGCACGGCGTGGGCAGCTCCGTGGTGAACGCGCTCACCAGCAAGCTGCTCATCGAAATCAAGAAGGACGGCAAGCGCCACGTGCAGTCGTACGCGCGCGGCAGGGCCACCAGCGCCCTCAAGGTGGAGGGCCCCGCGCGCGGCACCGGCACGTCCATCACCTTCGAGCCGGACGCGGAAATCTTCGGTGAGAAGCAGAAGTTCGACGCGGCCCTGGTGCGTGAGCGCCTGGAGGCGAAGAGCTACCTGCACAAGGGGATGACCGTCGTCTGGAAGGACGAGACGGCCACGCCCGCCGTGTCGGAGACGTTCAAGCACGACGGCGGCATCGCCGAGTACCTCACCAAGGTCGTGTCGGAGCGCCAGAAGCCCATCGTCCCCGTGGGCGGCACGCCGTTCTACTACTCGCGCGACAACGAGGTCCGCCTGGAGGTGGCGCTGGCGTGGACGGAGGCCACGGACGAGCACATCCGCTCGTACGTCAACGGCATCCCCACGAACCTGGGCGGCACGCACGAGGCGGGCTTGAGGGCCGCCATCGTCAAGGCGATGCGCAACTACATCGAGACGCACGGCCTGACGCCCAAGGGCGTGTCGCTCACCGCGGAGGACATCCGCGAGGGCATCACCGCCATCCTCTCCGTGTACGTGGTGGAGCCCCAGTTCCAGGGGCAGACGAAGGGCCGCCTCAACAATTCGGAGACGACGGCGCAGGTGGACAGCGCCGTCCGCCCGGTGCTGGAGAAGTGGCTCAACGACAACAAGTCCATCGCGGAAGCGCTGCTGGCGCGCATCATCCTGGCCGCCCGCGCGCGTGAGGCGTCCCGCGCGGCCTCCGCCGCCATCAGCCGCAAGTCCGCGGTGAGCCACCGGCTCAACCTCCCCGGCAAGCTGGCGGACTGCTCGTCCACGGACCCCGCGTCCAGCGAGCTGTTCATCGTGGAAGGTGACTCCGCAGGCGGCTCCGCCAAGCAGGGCCGCGACCGGCGCACCCAGGCCATCCTCCCCCTGCGCGGCAAGGTGCTCAACGCGGAGCAGGCGTCCACCGACAAGGTGGCCACCAACAAGGAGCTCCAGGACATCGTCAGCGCGCTGGGCTGCGGCATCGGGTCCGACTTCGACATCACGAAGCTGCGCTACGGCCGCGTCTTCCTGCTGATGGACGCGGACAGCGACGGCCACCACATCGCCACGCTGCTGCTCACGTTCTTCTACCGGCACCTGCGGCCCCTGATTGAGGCGGGCGCCGTGCACATCGCCCAGCCGCCGCTGTACCGGGTGGACATTGGCAAGGAGACGTACTGGGCCCTGGACGAGCCGGACCGCGACCGCATCATCCGCGAGAAGGCCAAGGGCAACGCCAAGCCCAACATCATGCGCTTCAAGGGTCTGGGCGAGATGACGGCCGACGAGCTGAAGACGACGACGCTCGACGCGAAGAACCGCATCAGCCTGCGCGTCACCATCGACAACGCGCTGGAGACCGACCGCATCATCAATGACCTGATGGGGAAGGACGTCTCGGCGCGTTACAAGTTCATCACCGAGATGGCGGGCGAGGTCCAGGAGTTGGACGTCTGA
- a CDS encoding PEGA domain-containing protein, producing MKALPLALVLLPALALSSSPPAGRISALLIPMDPSSESSGVQMESYLNDALGNFPSYSVRKPRDLFGLPDDPSAQASFQRAKKGYEESVKAFEAREYEDAERKVRATLKELDGSVAAMTSCFPLCDALALHGAILQLRGDVEEAKLLLIDLMALNPTFELNPKRFSRDFISLRVQVATSRPSQLRGSATFKSRPAGARVYVDGEPVGYTPLTLPTLPVGKHLVRMERPGFRQFGQIAEVTPDDVDVVASLAPTATYKAYDAQLDKVIPDVSRPSDKPANAIVSLGKSLSLDRAMVGTVRVIPERGTELAVGLFDVKSGKRLGSRKLVLQGDEYGQLKSEMERIVNQLINSEGEQVLKKRDPLDNRSGAEDWGSEDRGGNSRQSVKKHSGDDPLDDVSGTEDW from the coding sequence ATGAAAGCCCTTCCGCTCGCGCTCGTGCTGCTGCCCGCCCTGGCGCTGTCATCCTCGCCACCGGCGGGCCGCATCTCCGCGCTGCTCATCCCCATGGACCCGTCGTCCGAGTCCTCGGGGGTGCAGATGGAGAGCTACCTGAACGACGCGCTCGGCAACTTCCCCAGCTACTCCGTGCGCAAGCCGCGCGACCTCTTCGGTCTGCCGGACGACCCGTCCGCGCAGGCGTCCTTCCAGCGCGCGAAGAAGGGCTACGAGGAGAGCGTCAAGGCCTTCGAGGCACGCGAGTACGAGGACGCGGAGCGCAAGGTGCGCGCCACCCTCAAGGAGCTGGACGGCTCCGTCGCGGCCATGACGTCCTGCTTCCCGCTGTGCGACGCGCTGGCGTTGCACGGCGCCATCCTCCAGCTGCGGGGCGACGTGGAGGAGGCGAAGCTGCTGCTCATCGACCTGATGGCGCTCAACCCCACGTTCGAGCTGAACCCCAAGCGCTTCAGCCGGGACTTCATCAGCCTGCGCGTGCAGGTGGCCACCAGCCGGCCTTCGCAGCTGCGCGGCAGCGCCACCTTCAAGTCCCGGCCCGCGGGCGCCCGTGTGTACGTGGATGGCGAGCCGGTGGGCTACACGCCGCTGACGCTGCCCACGCTGCCGGTGGGCAAGCACCTGGTGCGCATGGAGCGGCCGGGCTTCCGCCAGTTCGGGCAGATCGCGGAGGTGACGCCGGACGACGTGGACGTCGTCGCTTCGCTGGCGCCCACGGCCACCTACAAGGCCTACGACGCGCAGCTGGACAAGGTGATTCCGGACGTGTCCCGCCCCAGCGACAAGCCGGCCAACGCCATCGTCTCGCTGGGCAAGTCGCTGAGCCTGGACCGGGCGATGGTGGGCACCGTGCGCGTCATCCCGGAGCGGGGCACGGAGCTCGCCGTGGGCCTCTTCGACGTGAAGAGCGGCAAGCGCCTGGGCTCGCGCAAGCTGGTGCTCCAGGGCGACGAGTACGGACAGCTCAAGTCGGAGATGGAGCGCATCGTCAACCAGCTCATCAACAGCGAGGGCGAACAGGTCCTGAAGAAGCGCGACCCGCTGGACAACCGCAGCGGCGCGGAGGACTGGGGTTCGGAGGACCGCGGAGGCAACTCCCGACAGTCCGTCAAGAAGCACTCCGGGGATGATCCGCTGGACGACGTGTCGGGTACCGAGGACTGGTAA
- a CDS encoding DNA gyrase/topoisomerase IV subunit A, which produces MLAEAETKSRKKQGGPAGGGGKGGGGGGSGAGGGDSLPAGLAEEARRRYLNYALSVITSRALPDVRDGLKPVQRRILYGMWNDLNLSFDTKYQKCAQVVGAIMGRYHPHGDTAIYDALVRMAQDFSLRYPLVDGHGNFGSLDGDSAAAYRYTECRLEKLATELLGELDSKTVRFRPNYDGTRDEPVVIPARVPQLLMNGTTGIAVGMATNIPPHHLGELVDALLALINDPELQTKDLLKWIKGPDFPTGGQILNDKKELRDIYETGQGSVRIRGEYKMEEHKRGGQMIVVTSIPYTVNKSTLVAKIGELVRERKLPLITDVRDESTKDVRIVMELKKDANPELVMAYLYKHTPLQTNFGVNLTCLVPSDNPDVGTPKRLDLKSILRYFLDFRLEIVTKRFEHELAELKRRVHILEGFEKAYDALDEIIRIIRQSEGKQDAAQKLMARFKMDEIQVDSILEMRLYKLARLEILIVQKELKEKRAEIKRIEGILKDVKKRWSVIHDELTGLKAAYTDKRRTRIGGAGSEEMEFSAEAFIADEDAHVVITRDGWIKRVREVKDPSTTRLREGDAVMAVLAGSLKANLVLFSNFGTAYVTRFNDIPASTGYGDPVQKLFKFDDGERVVGALSQDARMHQPEKLVAVTRQGLGLRFLLAPHTEVSTRAGRRYAKTGEGDEIIGTQPVGDKDLLAVLTEKTNALVCKVAEVNELAGPGKGVQVIKVDAGDKVVDFLAAPASRKDAVLEFETQKGRKLHLSPAKFSVTGRGGKGHEMSKRDTVKEVAKPITFVPLPEKKE; this is translated from the coding sequence ATGCTCGCAGAAGCCGAAACGAAGTCGCGCAAGAAGCAGGGAGGCCCGGCAGGGGGCGGAGGAAAGGGAGGCGGCGGCGGCGGGTCCGGCGCTGGTGGCGGGGACAGCCTGCCCGCGGGCCTGGCCGAGGAAGCGCGCCGCCGGTACCTCAACTACGCCCTGTCGGTCATCACCTCCCGTGCCCTGCCCGACGTGCGCGACGGCCTCAAGCCGGTGCAGCGCCGCATCCTCTACGGCATGTGGAACGACCTGAACCTGTCGTTCGACACGAAGTACCAGAAGTGCGCGCAGGTGGTTGGCGCCATCATGGGCCGCTACCACCCGCACGGCGACACGGCCATCTACGACGCGCTCGTGCGCATGGCGCAGGACTTCTCCCTGCGCTACCCGCTGGTGGACGGCCACGGCAACTTCGGCTCGCTGGACGGCGACTCCGCCGCCGCCTACCGCTACACCGAGTGCCGCCTGGAGAAGCTGGCCACGGAGCTGTTGGGTGAGCTGGACAGCAAGACGGTCCGCTTCCGCCCCAACTACGACGGCACCCGCGACGAGCCCGTCGTCATCCCGGCGCGCGTTCCGCAGCTGTTGATGAACGGCACCACCGGCATCGCGGTGGGCATGGCCACCAACATCCCGCCCCACCACCTGGGCGAGCTGGTGGACGCGCTCCTGGCGCTCATCAACGACCCGGAGCTGCAGACCAAGGACCTGCTCAAGTGGATCAAGGGGCCGGACTTCCCCACCGGCGGGCAGATCCTCAACGACAAGAAGGAGCTGCGGGACATCTACGAGACGGGCCAGGGCTCCGTCCGCATCCGCGGCGAGTACAAGATGGAGGAGCACAAGCGCGGCGGTCAGATGATCGTCGTGACCTCCATCCCGTACACGGTGAACAAGTCCACGCTCGTCGCGAAGATTGGCGAGCTGGTGCGCGAGCGCAAGCTGCCCCTCATCACCGACGTGCGCGACGAGTCCACCAAGGACGTGCGCATCGTCATGGAGCTCAAGAAGGACGCCAACCCCGAGCTGGTGATGGCGTACCTCTACAAGCACACGCCCCTGCAGACGAACTTCGGCGTGAACCTGACGTGCCTCGTGCCGTCGGACAACCCGGACGTCGGCACGCCCAAGCGGTTGGACCTCAAGTCCATCCTCCGCTACTTCCTCGACTTCCGCCTGGAGATCGTCACCAAGCGCTTCGAGCACGAGCTGGCGGAGCTCAAGCGGCGCGTCCACATCCTCGAGGGCTTCGAGAAGGCCTACGACGCGCTGGATGAGATCATCCGGATCATCCGCCAGTCGGAGGGCAAGCAGGACGCCGCCCAGAAGCTGATGGCGCGCTTCAAGATGGATGAGATCCAGGTGGACTCCATCCTGGAGATGCGCCTCTACAAGCTGGCCCGCCTGGAGATCCTCATCGTCCAGAAGGAGCTCAAGGAGAAGCGCGCGGAGATCAAGCGCATCGAGGGCATCCTCAAGGACGTGAAGAAGCGCTGGTCCGTCATCCACGACGAGCTGACCGGCCTCAAGGCCGCGTACACCGACAAGCGCCGCACGCGCATTGGCGGCGCGGGCTCCGAGGAGATGGAGTTCTCCGCGGAGGCGTTCATCGCGGACGAGGACGCCCACGTCGTGATTACGCGCGACGGGTGGATCAAGCGCGTGCGCGAGGTGAAGGACCCGTCCACCACCCGCCTGCGTGAAGGCGACGCGGTGATGGCGGTGCTCGCCGGCAGCCTGAAGGCGAACCTGGTGCTGTTCAGCAACTTCGGCACCGCCTACGTCACCCGCTTCAACGACATTCCAGCCTCCACCGGCTACGGCGACCCGGTGCAGAAGCTCTTCAAGTTCGACGACGGCGAGCGCGTGGTGGGCGCCCTGTCCCAGGATGCCCGCATGCACCAGCCGGAGAAGCTGGTCGCGGTGACGCGCCAGGGCCTGGGCCTGCGCTTCCTGCTGGCGCCGCACACGGAAGTGTCCACCCGCGCCGGCCGCCGCTACGCGAAGACGGGCGAGGGCGATGAAATCATCGGAACGCAGCCGGTGGGCGACAAGGACCTGCTCGCCGTCCTCACGGAGAAGACCAACGCCCTCGTCTGCAAGGTGGCGGAGGTGAATGAGCTGGCGGGCCCCGGCAAGGGCGTCCAGGTCATCAAGGTGGACGCGGGCGACAAGGTGGTGGACTTCCTCGCGGCGCCGGCCAGTCGGAAGGACGCCGTGCTGGAGTTCGAGACACAGAAGGGCCGCAAGCTGCACCTGTCACCGGCGAAGTTCAGCGTGACGGGCCGCGGCGGCAAGGGCCACGAGATGTCCAAGCGCGACACGGTGAAGGAGGTGGCCAAGCCCATCACCTTCGTGCCGCTGCCGGAGAAGAAGGAGTAG
- a CDS encoding MBL fold metallo-hydrolase, which produces MPTPYVRQLKLGPMDNFVYLVGPQDGPEVVVVDPAWDVPAIEAAVAQDGKRVVGAFVSHCHGDHINGLEELLSRHDVPVYAQAEEVAFSSELRKRGGDALKPLRAGDAVPVGARTFHALHTPGHTPGSHCLLAEDALVSGDTVFINGCGRCDFPGGSPEDMYRSLSQVLAKVPDTARLYPGHDYADVPVAQMEAIRQKNPYFGFPDMASFVAFRMRPRR; this is translated from the coding sequence ATGCCCACGCCGTACGTGCGTCAGCTCAAGCTCGGACCGATGGACAACTTCGTCTACCTCGTGGGTCCCCAGGACGGCCCGGAGGTGGTGGTGGTGGATCCGGCCTGGGACGTGCCGGCCATCGAGGCGGCGGTGGCGCAGGACGGCAAGCGCGTGGTGGGCGCGTTCGTGTCGCACTGCCACGGCGACCACATCAACGGCCTCGAGGAGCTGCTGTCGCGCCATGACGTCCCGGTGTACGCGCAGGCGGAGGAGGTCGCCTTCTCCAGCGAGCTGCGCAAGCGGGGTGGGGACGCGCTCAAGCCCCTGAGGGCGGGCGACGCGGTGCCGGTGGGCGCGCGCACGTTCCATGCGCTGCACACGCCCGGGCACACGCCGGGGTCGCACTGCCTGCTGGCGGAGGACGCGCTCGTGTCCGGGGACACGGTCTTCATCAACGGGTGCGGCCGGTGCGACTTCCCGGGTGGCAGCCCGGAGGACATGTACCGCTCGCTGTCGCAGGTGCTGGCGAAGGTGCCGGACACCGCGCGGTTGTACCCCGGGCACGACTACGCGGACGTGCCGGTGGCCCAGATGGAGGCCATCCGCCAGAAGAACCCGTACTTCGGCTTCCCGGACATGGCCTCGTTCGTGGCCTTCCGGATGCGGCCGCGGCGGTGA
- a CDS encoding PEGA domain-containing protein gives MNTTRLALTVALACMLSAPAADAATKRKSAAKKKRPAATKKVPAAEPEDTFTPPDEPAPDSDVPVAPKAAAPAPVAPATPAAPKKLVDVPAPARAATSNAVAIFGVARQSAATDSAAKLEDTITRRLGSAGDVQFVDLATAFPPPEPQGNPRADALFDEGRAAYDNLDPDAAAAKFKAAAEAYVQRPGDLRPEKLGETYLFQGASQLLNGDVAGAKAAFTNALLAEPSLRPDAGLFGQDVQRVFSEAQSDLNAQPQGTLVVNTQPQGARVLVRGRDVGTTPLSGAKLAPGRYPVQVVLPGYAPFATYVEVKPSAPTELKTKLGSAPGLSALRDAATKAGTEAAFDANGTPPEVGAIAERLNARYVVLAATFQDKKGRLHGEVQAWDVRTKNRLRGVEVDFGKRDGKGSADFAADQVHTFLTGAALPQGREDASKEPLVSSDSVLRKPWFWAAAAGVAAVTAGVVYVATTDRGPGFNPVNGFPGGISF, from the coding sequence GTGAACACCACCCGCCTTGCCCTGACTGTCGCGCTCGCCTGCATGCTGAGCGCTCCCGCCGCCGACGCCGCCACCAAGCGGAAGTCCGCCGCGAAGAAGAAGCGCCCCGCCGCCACCAAGAAGGTCCCCGCGGCAGAGCCCGAGGACACCTTCACGCCTCCGGATGAACCGGCTCCCGACTCGGACGTGCCCGTCGCGCCCAAGGCGGCCGCCCCGGCGCCCGTCGCTCCGGCCACGCCCGCCGCCCCGAAGAAGCTGGTGGACGTTCCGGCTCCGGCGCGCGCGGCGACGTCCAACGCGGTGGCCATCTTTGGCGTGGCCCGCCAGTCGGCCGCGACGGACTCCGCGGCGAAGCTGGAGGACACGATCACCCGGCGGCTGGGCAGCGCGGGCGACGTCCAGTTCGTGGACCTGGCCACCGCCTTCCCGCCCCCGGAGCCCCAGGGCAACCCCCGGGCTGACGCCCTCTTCGACGAGGGCCGCGCGGCGTACGACAACCTGGACCCGGACGCCGCCGCGGCGAAGTTCAAGGCGGCCGCGGAAGCCTACGTGCAGCGCCCCGGCGACCTGCGCCCGGAGAAGCTGGGTGAGACGTACCTTTTCCAGGGCGCGTCCCAGCTGCTCAACGGCGACGTGGCGGGCGCGAAGGCGGCCTTCACGAACGCGCTCCTCGCGGAGCCTTCGCTGCGCCCGGACGCGGGCCTCTTCGGCCAGGACGTGCAGCGGGTGTTCTCGGAGGCGCAGAGCGATCTGAACGCACAGCCGCAGGGCACGCTGGTGGTGAACACCCAGCCGCAGGGCGCGCGAGTGCTGGTGCGCGGCCGCGACGTGGGCACGACGCCGCTGTCCGGCGCGAAGCTGGCCCCGGGCCGCTACCCCGTGCAGGTGGTGCTGCCGGGCTACGCCCCGTTCGCGACGTACGTGGAGGTGAAGCCGTCCGCCCCCACGGAGCTGAAGACGAAGCTCGGTTCCGCGCCGGGCCTGTCCGCGCTGCGTGACGCGGCGACGAAGGCCGGCACGGAGGCCGCCTTCGACGCGAACGGCACGCCCCCGGAAGTGGGCGCCATCGCCGAGCGGCTCAACGCGCGCTACGTGGTGCTGGCGGCCACGTTCCAGGACAAGAAGGGCCGGCTGCACGGCGAGGTGCAGGCGTGGGACGTGCGCACCAAGAACCGCCTGCGCGGCGTGGAGGTGGACTTCGGCAAGCGCGACGGCAAGGGCAGCGCTGACTTCGCCGCGGACCAGGTGCACACCTTCCTGACCGGCGCCGCGCTGCCCCAGGGCCGCGAGGACGCGTCGAAGGAGCCGCTCGTGTCCAGCGACTCCGTGCTGCGCAAGCCCTGGTTCTGGGCCGCGGCGGCGGGCGTGGCGGCCGTGACGGCGGGCGTGGTGTACGTGGCCACCACGGACCGCGGCCCCGGCTTCAACCCGGTGAACGGTTTCCCCGGTGGAATTTCCTTCTAG
- a CDS encoding M50 family metallopeptidase gives MRTASGATLDFGRLALLLLLMGASWYFWYSPVLWPVKVLVVMMHESGHAIASLLVGGSVDRVHLQVNEGGSCLSRLPPGVLNRVIVSSAGYLGSAVAGAGLMLATFRFRLGRAVMGAASVWLAVMGFFYAGDPFTLAFCLGMALAMGLGARFLPTGLVDALNLFLAAFTALYVIFDLRDDLWNSAVRAQSDAAILASETWVPSIVWAALWTLLSLALLAVSAYWAMHAKPGGGVKMPPMARARRV, from the coding sequence ATGCGGACCGCGAGCGGGGCGACACTGGATTTCGGAAGGCTGGCGCTGCTCCTGCTCTTGATGGGGGCGTCCTGGTACTTCTGGTATTCGCCGGTGCTGTGGCCGGTGAAGGTGCTGGTGGTGATGATGCATGAGAGCGGGCATGCCATCGCCTCGCTGCTCGTGGGGGGCTCGGTGGACCGGGTGCACCTCCAGGTGAACGAGGGAGGCAGCTGCCTCTCCCGCCTGCCGCCGGGCGTGCTCAACCGCGTCATCGTGTCGTCCGCGGGCTACCTGGGCAGCGCGGTGGCGGGCGCGGGGCTGATGCTGGCCACGTTCCGGTTCCGGCTGGGCCGCGCGGTGATGGGCGCGGCGTCCGTGTGGCTGGCGGTGATGGGCTTCTTCTACGCGGGGGACCCGTTCACCCTGGCCTTCTGCCTGGGCATGGCCCTGGCCATGGGACTGGGCGCGCGCTTCCTGCCCACGGGGCTGGTGGACGCGCTCAACCTGTTCCTCGCGGCCTTCACCGCCCTCTACGTCATCTTCGACTTGAGGGACGACCTGTGGAACAGCGCGGTGCGCGCCCAGAGCGACGCGGCCATCCTCGCCAGCGAGACATGGGTGCCGTCCATTGTCTGGGCCGCGCTGTGGACGCTCTTGTCCCTGGCCCTGCTGGCGGTGTCCGCGTACTGGGCCATGCACGCGAAGCCGGGCGGCGGCGTGAAGATGCCGCCCATGGCCCGCGCGCGGCGGGTGTGA